The Cydia amplana chromosome 19, ilCydAmpl1.1, whole genome shotgun sequence genome includes a window with the following:
- the LOC134657332 gene encoding uncharacterized protein LOC134657332, whose protein sequence is MNAKAVTLCIIFIFRPCYNVDLDYYIDDNKDRSNNEKDDLVETRRIGNEPKVSLNDGEIKILTTLRRAEENTERNSRTSSEEPTDLSESDNYSYHDTASRATQFPLTNIFDEYEYEYADDDNNPDDSVTETCAYEETTTLKEEKHNITNESKPLNQFLSPTPGKIRNNDLYHMVPAVTKLKVKKYPGKLNKLYAETDDNDNVWYVPEEYPCWELPILFGRFMTRAKYSEIFVLKGGTLDGISLEPETDVKFVPRRRNDDSGNKWCDQGPCYGDHTLCIFPNDTISKICDIKYKVKKLTRYEQVIVLNTINNMRNRVAMGTAEVYPNLPSAANMQQVMYDMDLARISNRWLRQCLPGPAACSSIKDKLVTQLECKKCLKYCCKGPTDDDCLPPKECFVSALVGCLHAWFLSAREQLEKRDVDCGHITRDTFNTAQILWANTDKMGCAYGVRGNGDVRVVCNFSPGATFYLRTKFYCGVIPYKDVTEHFEEVSNYDITSLNFLAKLGLKMNLTNLSTPQHWRKSFIPEYVFRSFTPWGVSFLRDKLNGKLRAYEGFYENGTIGAVARLVTQYSFHEESNARCDTGEPIYESGLPGSQCVETGRVFTALCYSYRDPYPGYRLAAIVAPVALFSLILYDLFSGVLRQTNF, encoded by the exons ATGAATGCCAAAGCCGtaacattatgtataatttttatctTTCGTCCCTGTTACAATGTAGACCTTGATTATTATATTGATGATAATAAAGATCGCTCTAACAACGAAAAGGATGATTTAGTCGAAACACGGAGAATTGGCAATGAACCGAAAGTGTCACTCAATGATGGCGAAATTAAAATTCTGACTACTCTACGTCGTGCTGAAGAAAATACCGAAAGAAACTCAAGAACATCAAGCGAGGAACCAACAGATCTATCAGAGTCTGACAACTATAGTTACCATGACACCGCCAGCCGCGCCACACAATTTCCTCTTACTAATATATTTGATGAATATGAATACGAGTACGCCGATGATGACAACAACCCGGACGACTCGGTCACTGAAACTTGTGCTTATGAGGAAACCACTacattgaaagaagaaaaacATAATATTACTAACGAATCGAAACCGTTAAACCAATTCCTCAGCCCTACCCCTGGAAAAATACGAAATAATGACCTGTACCACATGGTACCTGCTGTAACGAAGCTTAAAGTAAAGAAATATCCAGGAAAGTTAAATAAACTATATGCTGAAACCGATGATAATGACAATGTCTGGTATGTTCCCGAAGAGTATCCCTGCTGGGAGTTACCTATATTGTTTGGAAGATTTATGACTAGAGCCAAGTACTCCGAGATATTCGTTTTAAAAGGAGGAACTCTTGACGGCATATCACTTGAACCGGAGACCGATGTTAAATTTGTTCCCCGAAGGCGCAATGACGATTCTGGCAATAAATGGTGCGATCAGGGACCCTGTTACGGGGATCACACTCTTTGTATTTTTCCAAATGACACCATATCTAAAATATGTGATATAAAATACAAAGTCAAGAAACTGACTAGGTACGAACAAGTAATAGTACTAAACACCataaataatatgagaaacCGTGTCGCAATGGGCACGGCGGAGGTTTATCCTAACTTGCCTTCTGCTGCTAACATGCAGCAAGTAATGTACGACATGGATTTAGCAAGAATATCCAATAGATGGCTTCGACAATGTCTTCCCGGCCCTGCTGCTTGTTCTTCTATAAAAGACAAGCTTGTCACGCAACTGGAGTGCAAGAAGTGTTTGAAATACTGTTGTAAAGGGCCAACCGACGACGATtg TTTACCGCCGAAAGAATGCTTCGTGTCAGCTTTAGTTGGATGTCTTCACGCTTGGTTTTTAAGTGCTCGTGAACAACTAGAAAAGCGAGACGTTGACTGTGGACATATTACTCGGGATACATTCAATACTGCCCAGATACTATGGGCGAATACCGATAAAATGGGCTGCGCTTACGGTGTAAGGGGCAATGGTGACGTTAGAGTTGTGTGCAATTTCTCCCCTGGAGCAACATTTTATTTGAGAACTAAGTTTTATTGCGGCGTCATACCTTACAAAGACGTAACAGAACACTTTGAGGAAGTCTCTAATTACGATATTACGAGTTTGAATTTTTTGGCGAAATTAGGACTTAAGATGAATTTAACAAATCTCTCAACGCCTCAACATTGGAGGAAATCGTTCATTCCTGAATATGTATTCCGAAGTTTTACACCTTGGGGTGTGTCTTTTTTGCGTGATAAGTTAAACGGCAAGCTAAGAGCTTACGAGGGTTTTTATGAAAACGGGACCATAGGAGCGGTAGCTAGGCTTGTGACACAATATTCGTTTCATGAAGAATCTAATGCCAGATGTGATACTGGTGAACCTATTTATGAGAGCGGTCTCCCTGGCAGCCAGTGCGTGGAGACCGGTAGAGTCTTTACAGCTCTATGTTACAGTTACCGAGATCCTTATCCTGGTTATAGATTAGCAGCAATCGTAGCCCCAGTTGCACTGTTTTCGCTGATTTTATACGATTTGTTTAGCGGTGTTCTTAGGCAaacaaacttttaa